The following coding sequences are from one Ancylobacter sp. TS-1 window:
- the kdsA gene encoding 3-deoxy-8-phosphooctulonate synthase has product MSGERANSVVSVGNVRFGNDLPLALIAGPCQMESREHALECAAAIKEIAVRRGIGVVFKTSFDKANRTSIKGARGMGMEAALPVFAEIRERYGMPVLTDVHENDQCAPVGEVVDILQIPAFLCRQTDLLIAAAATGRTVNVKKGQFLAPWDMKNVVAKLTESGNSNVLVTERGVSFGYNTLVTDMRALPIMAETTGAPVIFDATHSVQQPGGQGTSSGGQREFVPVLARAAVAVGVAGVFVETHPDPDKAPSDGPNMVPLSQFEDLIARLQAFDRVAKGTSN; this is encoded by the coding sequence ATGAGCGGCGAGCGCGCCAATTCCGTTGTGTCCGTCGGCAATGTGCGCTTCGGCAACGACCTGCCGCTGGCGCTGATCGCCGGCCCCTGCCAGATGGAAAGCCGCGAGCACGCGCTCGAATGCGCCGCCGCGATCAAGGAGATCGCGGTCCGGCGCGGCATCGGCGTGGTGTTCAAGACATCCTTCGACAAGGCCAACCGTACCTCGATCAAGGGCGCGCGCGGCATGGGCATGGAAGCCGCCCTGCCCGTTTTCGCCGAGATCCGCGAGCGCTACGGCATGCCGGTACTGACCGACGTGCACGAGAACGACCAGTGCGCGCCCGTCGGCGAGGTGGTCGACATCCTCCAGATTCCCGCCTTCCTGTGCCGCCAGACCGACCTTCTGATCGCCGCTGCCGCCACCGGCCGGACGGTGAACGTCAAGAAGGGCCAGTTCCTGGCGCCGTGGGACATGAAGAACGTGGTGGCCAAGCTCACCGAGAGCGGCAACTCCAACGTGCTCGTCACCGAGCGCGGGGTCTCCTTCGGCTACAACACGCTGGTCACCGACATGCGGGCGCTGCCGATCATGGCGGAGACGACCGGCGCGCCGGTGATCTTCGACGCCACCCATTCGGTGCAGCAGCCGGGCGGGCAGGGCACCTCCTCCGGCGGCCAGCGCGAATTCGTGCCGGTGCTGGCGCGGGCGGCAGTGGCGGTCGGCGTCGCCGGCGTCTTCGTCGAGACCCATCCCGACCCGGACAAGGCCCCGTCGGACGGGCCGAACATGGTCCCGCTCAGCCAGTTCGAGGACCTGATCGCGCGGCTTCAGGCCTTCGACCGCGTCGCCAAGGGCACGTCGAACTGA
- a CDS encoding phytoene/squalene synthase family protein, with protein MSASGPMPAADYCAALVRDLDRDRYIADLFAPADRRGALFALHAFNIEVSRVREAITNPMAGEVRLQWWSEALIGNGRGDVRANPVAGALLDAIDTYRLPRETFFALLDARIFDLYDDPMPTVNDLEGYAGETSSALIRLATLILSGSAGAASAEAAGHAGVAYAVTGMLRSFPIHARRGQCYVPLDVLKAHGLTRDDAVSGRTSPALAAALGDLRALARRHYEAALEALSGVAPAELPAFLPLMLVPGDLAALERPHDPFRSVPATSALGRLWRLWRGAGALRRAAKGG; from the coding sequence ATGAGCGCCTCCGGCCCGATGCCGGCGGCCGACTACTGCGCCGCTCTCGTCCGCGACCTCGACCGCGACCGCTACATCGCCGACCTGTTCGCCCCGGCGGACCGGCGCGGCGCGCTGTTCGCCCTGCACGCCTTCAACATCGAGGTGTCGCGGGTGCGCGAGGCCATCACCAACCCGATGGCGGGCGAGGTGCGGCTGCAATGGTGGAGCGAGGCGCTGATCGGCAACGGGCGCGGCGACGTGCGCGCCAACCCGGTCGCCGGCGCCCTGCTCGACGCGATCGACACCTACCGCCTGCCGCGCGAGACCTTCTTCGCGCTGCTCGACGCGCGCATCTTCGATCTCTACGACGACCCGATGCCGACGGTGAACGACCTTGAGGGCTATGCCGGGGAGACGTCCTCGGCCCTGATCCGGCTGGCGACGTTGATTCTCTCAGGCAGCGCCGGGGCCGCTTCCGCCGAGGCGGCCGGCCATGCCGGCGTCGCCTATGCGGTGACGGGCATGCTGCGCAGCTTTCCCATCCATGCCCGGCGCGGCCAGTGCTATGTGCCGCTGGATGTGCTGAAGGCGCATGGGCTGACGCGGGACGATGCCGTCTCGGGGCGCACGAGCCCGGCACTGGCGGCCGCGCTCGGCGATCTGCGCGCGCTGGCGCGGCGCCATTACGAGGCGGCGCTGGAGGCACTCTCCGGCGTCGCGCCGGCCGAACTGCCGGCCTTCCTGCCCCTGATGCTGGTTCCGGGCGATCTGGCGGCGCTGGAGCGGCCGCACGACCCGTTCCGCTCCGTGCCGGCGACCTCCGCGCTCGGCCGCCTGTGGCGGCTCTGGCGCGGGGCGGGGGCCCTGCGGCGGGCGGCGAAGGGCGGCTAG
- a CDS encoding Mth938-like domain-containing protein produces the protein MATADAHLPYQVPIDGYGRGSFHFAGMASDGSVLALPSGIHAWAPRAPGEIDAAALAPVLAQAGVIELLIIGTGLDPWPIPDALRWRLRDAGIAADAMPTRAAASTYNVLLAEGRAVAAALLALP, from the coding sequence ATGGCGACAGCAGACGCCCATCTGCCGTACCAGGTGCCGATCGACGGCTATGGCCGGGGCTCGTTCCATTTCGCCGGCATGGCCTCGGACGGCTCCGTCCTCGCTTTGCCGAGCGGGATTCACGCCTGGGCGCCGCGCGCGCCCGGCGAGATCGATGCGGCAGCGCTCGCGCCCGTGCTCGCGCAGGCGGGCGTCATCGAGCTGCTGATCATCGGCACCGGGCTGGACCCGTGGCCGATTCCGGATGCGCTGCGCTGGCGGCTGCGTGACGCCGGCATCGCGGCCGATGCGATGCCGACCCGCGCGGCGGCCTCCACCTACAACGTGCTGCTGGCGGAAGGGCGCGCCGTCGCCGCCGCCTTGCTGGCGCTGCCATGA
- the secF gene encoding protein translocase subunit SecF, with amino-acid sequence MRLLRIVPDDTTFDFIRFRRISFPISALLSIVALAAFLTLGLNFGIDFKGGTLLEVRYPNSTLNIADVRSKLEALDLGEVQIQEIGSDGEVLIRVAQQPGGEQAQQAVVGRVRATLGEGVEYRRIEVVGPRVSQELLSYGIVGLMLAVVAILIYLWFRFEWQFALGASIANFHDIVLTIGFMAIFRIDFDLTSVAALLTILGYSLNDTIVIYDRIREMLRRYKKMPTDELLNASINSTLSRSVITHVTVTLALLALVLFGGRAIHSFSVTMMFGVVLVGTYTSIFIASPLLIYLGVTTRTLAERAEKEAASKVERLAP; translated from the coding sequence ATGCGTCTGCTCCGCATCGTACCGGACGACACGACATTCGACTTCATCCGCTTCCGGCGCATCAGCTTCCCGATCTCGGCGCTGCTGTCGATCGTGGCGCTGGCGGCCTTCCTCACGCTCGGGCTGAATTTCGGCATTGACTTCAAGGGCGGCACGCTGCTCGAGGTGCGCTACCCGAACAGCACGCTGAACATCGCCGACGTGCGCTCCAAGCTGGAGGCGCTCGATCTCGGCGAGGTGCAGATCCAGGAGATCGGCAGCGACGGCGAAGTGCTGATCCGCGTCGCCCAGCAGCCGGGCGGCGAGCAAGCGCAGCAGGCCGTGGTCGGCAGGGTCCGCGCCACGCTCGGCGAGGGGGTCGAGTACCGCCGCATCGAGGTAGTCGGCCCGCGCGTCTCGCAGGAACTGCTGAGCTACGGCATCGTCGGCCTGATGCTCGCCGTGGTCGCGATCCTCATCTATCTGTGGTTCCGCTTCGAGTGGCAGTTCGCACTCGGCGCCTCGATCGCCAACTTCCACGACATCGTGCTGACCATCGGGTTCATGGCGATCTTCCGGATCGACTTCGACCTGACCAGCGTCGCGGCCCTGCTGACCATTCTCGGCTACTCGCTGAACGACACCATCGTCATCTATGACCGCATCCGCGAGATGCTGCGTCGCTACAAGAAGATGCCGACGGACGAGCTGCTGAACGCGTCGATCAACTCCACGCTCTCGCGCTCGGTGATCACCCATGTCACCGTCACGCTGGCGCTGCTGGCACTGGTGCTGTTTGGCGGCCGGGCGATCCATTCCTTCTCGGTCACGATGATGTTCGGCGTGGTGCTGGTCGGCACCTACACCTCCATCTTCATCGCCTCGCCGCTGCTGATCTATCTCGGCGTGACCACGCGCACGCTGGCCGAGCGTGCGGAGAAGGAAGCCGCGTCCAAGGTCGAGCGTCTCGCGCCCTGA